In Panacibacter microcysteis, the genomic stretch TACCTCTTCTTTAACGGCCGGACGTGTATCGAACACTTCCACCACCGCACCAAGTCTCCTGGCTGTAGCAATTGCCTGCAGGCCGGCCACACCGGCGCCAAGAATCAGCACTTTTGCGGGCGGAATGCTTCCGGCAGCGGTCATAAACATGGGGAAATACCTGGGGTAGAGAGATGCAGCGAGTAACACAGCTTTGTACCCGGCAATGTTTGCCTGGCTGCTGAGTATATCCATGCTTTGTGCGCGGGTAGTACGAGGCAGCATATCCATGCTAAACAAAGTACACTGTTGTGAACAAACCTGTTTAATGAGCGAATGATTGATCAGTGGCTGGTAAGCGCCTATTAATACGGTGTTTTGTTGTAACAAAGAGATATCATTGGCAGGCAGCGGATTGACAGAAAGAATAATATCTGCACTGGCCAGTATTTCGCTGCGTGGCTTTATTTGTGCGCCTTTTGAGAGATATATGTCGTCTGATGCAAATGCTGACACGCCGGCAGCGGGCTCTACATAGACAATTACGTTTTTCTTTACGAGCGCTTCTGCCTGCTCGGGCATGAGTGCTACACGGTGTTCTCCTGTTGGTTCTTTTATTATTCCGGCAATCATGCTTTAAAATAAGCATTTTTTATTGCATAGAATTAGCCCGCTGTTTTTTGTTTGCAAACCGCTGACGTTTTTTAAAACCTTATCACAAAATCTTCTTTCGCTTTTTGTTCTTTACGAAAGAAAACAATGCCAATAAAAAACAGGTCTACAGCAAGTGTCACAGCATCATGCTGTTTTATATGGTTCCATGCAGCTTCCATTTCCTCGCTCCAGTGTATATCATCAAAAACCAGTATGGAATGTTCGTGTATGTGTGGTAAAAGTTTTTTGAAGTAGTTTATAGTGGGCTCTTTGCGGTGATTGCCGTCGATAAATGCGAAGTCGGTCACCGGCAGTTGTTCCTCCAGCACCTTATCGAGCGTAAGATCAAAATTGCCTTCCACCACTTGTATATTATGGATATTCAGTTGTTCAAAATTTTGCTTTGCTACAGCGGCAACTGCTGCTGCACCTTCCATGGTTATAACAGGTTTACTGGCATCAGCACTGGCCAGGTAAGCTGTGGTAATACCCAGCGAGGTGCCGAGTTCCAGTATGTTGCCCGGCTGGTAATAGTTTACCATACGAAACAGCAACTGCGCAAATTTTTTAGGTTTTAAAGAGCTGTTGGCTATAGCGCTTACTTTTCTTTCGTATGAGGCATGCACACGCGAACCAGCGCCAAAATCCTGCAGGGTTAACATTGTATTATCGCGTTTCAATCTGGCTCGCAGGTTTTCAATACTTGTATAGCAATAGTAAGTATTGTAGTCATTCAGCACTTTTGTAACAAAATCAAACACAAAAGGTGAATGAATGCCATGGCCTTTTCCATTAGCCGCCGTAAGCCAATACTTTAAATATTTGGTGCCAAGTTTAACCGGAGAATACATCAATACCTATTTTCGTAAGGGCGCAAAGTAATACATAAGAAAACGGATAACAGAAATATTTACAGAGAAATAAGTAGGGAAAAAGATAAAAAGTTTTGGAACATTTTGCCACGGAGACTATTTTTGCAGCCCATTTAACGGATTGGCCAATGGTGTAATGGTAACACAGCAGATTTTGGTTCTGTTATTCTTGGTTCGAGTCCAGGTTGGCCAACAAAAAAACAGCGAAGAAATGTCTTCGCTGTTTTTATTTGTGGTATTATCAGCCGTTGCGCCAATTAAAAAGCCACTGTGATTATCAGTGGCTTCTTATTAAGTGCAAAATGCAGTCGATTTTGGTTGTGGTATTACAAACTGCCTGTAAGAAAGAGCTTATTGGAAAGACCGCAAAATATTTTCTTCTTTTTAATCAATTGTTAGGGTGTATTTAAACTATTTTTAATATCAGCCCGGCGCTTTTTTTACAACAGTGGGTCAAATATTTATATCGTTGGTGTTTTCCTGTTCGTACACCACGCAAAGAAGGCTTTTAGATCTGTAGATAAATCACACGATAGCCGTCAACATCTATCTTCCTATCGCCAGGAACTGGCCCGCCTGCTTCTCAAAAGGATAAGTAATAACATCGTGCTCATCTTTATTGATAAACAGCTTGTAATAGCCTGATGCTAAATGACTAAGACAAAGCTGAATAAAATGACCCTTAAACCGGCCACGCCTTATCACATGATCATTTTCTGATTGAATGCTGTATTCTGCCTCGATAGTGAGGTTATCTTTGACTTCGATGAAGAGTAAGTCTTCTACTTTATTGATTACGATTGCGTCTAATGAGGATGCTAGCTGGGGATACATAAATATTGGATTTAATATACACAAGTTAGTAACATAAGAAATTGCATGCCATGAAAATGTGCTTAATTTTTGTGCGCTGGTTGCCAACACTTTTTCTCATTCTTTCGTACTGTTGGTCAAACTATACAAATCCATCATCTAAAATGCACTTATGAAAAGAAATCTATCTCTGTTAGCTGCTGCTGCCTTTGCATTACTGTCAATTACAGCATCGGCACAATGCGATCTTAACCCCGTCATTGCTCCCGGCCAGCTTATTTTGTGCCCCGGCGCCACAGATACACTTTCCGTAGCGGGCAACTTCGACAGCTACCAGTGGTTCAAAAACAACCAGCCCATCGAAGGTGCTACAGGCCCCTTTTACATCGTAGAACAATACCGCGATGCCGCCAGCTTTTTCAAAGTGTCAGTAACCAAAAATGGTTGTGCAGATACATCTAAGCGTGTATTGGTTGATGGTTACGTTTTCGCCTTGCCATACGTTATTACCACCGGCGAAATTGGTATTTACAATCCTTTAAAGGATGTAAGATTCCAGTGCCCGGGCGATAGTGTGATCATGACCATGGGCGATCCGTACAATGTAAACATACAATGGTACAATGCGGGCAAACCAATACCCGGCGCTACGGGGAAAACTTTCCAGGTTACGCAGAAAGGAAGTTACACGGTTTGCGGCTCACCGGCCGTATGCCCGTCTTATACAGATTGCCAGAACATTCCCATGAACTATGCCTTCGACAAAGTAGAACCGCTGATTACAGAAAGCAATGATACCCTCTTCGCATCAGCAGCAAAAACTTACCGGTGGTATTATAACGGAAGGCAAATACCCGGCGCCACCAAAAATTACATCGTGCCCGATCGCAACGGTGCTTACACAGTAGCCATTAAAACAACGCACGATTGCACCGGTATGTCGCCCGTATACAATTACAATGGTGCAGATGCGCTGATCGCGGTTGCTCCTAACCCTGTAATGAATACCCTGCATGTACGGGTAAAGAAAGCCGGCGTGGCATATATCGCAATTGCAGATTTATACGGCAACAGGTATAAACTTATACCATACAGAAACGACAACGAACTCATCAATGTAAGTGACCTGCGTATGGGTACCTACGTGGTTCAGGTGCTCAACAGCAAACAACAGGTAATTGGTTCAACAAAAATATTCAAACAATAAGCCTTTAAACTCGGTTTTGGTGAATGATGAAAACCTGCGATCTTGTGATTGTGGGTTTTCTGTTTTAAAAGAATAATGTTACCGCCATCAGATCTTTGGGCATCGCCTGTTGTGTCACTCACTTGTGCGTTCCGCCTTCGTGGCGGATGCAGCGTTCCGTAAGTAAAACAGGTGGTAAAAATTGACGGCTGTACTAAACTCCCGGCTTGCGGTATCATATTTTTAAAACACCTACATTCGCTGCACTCAATACTTTACTTTATATAAAACTTTTGCTATGCAGGCATGGAAAGATTACCAGGCGGCAAATAAAGACCGTTTCCTGGATGAATTGTTGGAACTACTACGCATACCCAGTGTAAGTGCACGAAGTGAGCATAAAAGCGATATGGAAACATGTGCAGCAGCCGTTAAGGAAAGATTACTGCAGGCCGGCGCCGATAAGGCAGAGATCGTAGCCACGCCCGGTCACCCTGTTGTATACGCCGAAAAAATGATCGACCCATCAAAACCAGTTGTACTGGTCTATGGTCATTACGATGTGCAGCCGGCAGATCCGCTTGAGTTATGGCACAGCGGCCCGTTTGAACCAACTATTAAAGATGGAAAAATATTTGCACGCGGCGCCTGTGACGATAAAGGCCAGTTTTACATGCACATCAAAGCGCTTGAAACGCTTATGCAAACAAATTCTCTGCCGGTCAACCTCAAGTTCATTATAGAAGGCGAAGAAGAAGTAGGCTCTCCCAACCTTGCAGATTTTGTGAAACAAAACAAGGAACTGCTGAAAGCAGACGTTATTCTCATCAGCGATACTTCTATGATCAGCATGGACGCACCAAGCATAGATGTAGGTGTTCGTGGTCTTACATACATAGAGATTGAAGTTACCGGTGCAAACCGTGACTTACACAGTGGCGTATACGGTGGCGCTGTTGCCAACCCCATAACCATTCTGGCAAAAATGATTGCCAGCCTGCACGATGCAGACAATCATATAACCATTCCCGGTTTTTACGATGACGTGGTAGAAGCAACAAAAGACGAACGCGCAGCACTGGCACAGGCACCTTATAATGAAGAAGTATACAAACAGGAACTTGGTGTAAATGCCTTGTGGGGCGAAAAGGGCTATACTACCAATGAGCGTACCGGCATTCGTCCCACTTTGGAAATAAATGGTATCTGGGGCGGCTACACCGGTGAAGGTTCAAAAACGGTATTGCCATCCAAAGCGTTTGCCAAGATCAGCTGCCGCCTGGTGCCAAACCAGAAAAGCGACAAAATGGAAAAGCTGCTTATCGATCACCTGTACAAAATTGCACCGCCATCAGTGCAGGTAAAAGTATCACCTCACCACGGCGGTGATCCTTATATGACACCGGTTGACAGTATAGAATACAAAGCCGCTGCAAAGGCCATAGAAGCAACTTTTGGCAAAGCGCCGGTGCCGGTGCGTGGTGGTGGCAGTATTCCCATCACTGCATTGTTTGAAAGCGAACTGGGCTGTAAAGTAGTATTCCTTGGCTTTGGGCTTGATAATGACAACCTTCATAGCCCCAACGAAAAATATGATATAGCCAACTTTTATAAAGGCATTGAAACCATACCATACTTTCATCAATTTTATGCAGAAATGAAAGCATAACAAATACTTTCCCCTTATAAAAAAAATCCCGCCAAAAGCGGGATTTTTTTATACAGTTTTTCAACTGGCAGGCTCAAGTATTTGTGTATACAGTTCATAATTTTCTTCATCAAAACAAACAAAAACAATTGCTTTTATTTTACCAAAGTTGCTGTCGGTAAAATCCCTTACCGCACGAATGGCGGTATTGGCAGCACTTACTTTGGGATATCCGTAAATACCGGTGCTGATGTTTGGAAAGGCGATGGACAGCAAGGCATGCTCAACGGCAAGATGAAGACTGTTTACATAACAGTTATACAATAACCCTTCTTCATTGTTTGTGCCGTCTTTCCAAACGGGCCCAACGGTATGGATCACTTTTTTCGAAGGCAGCCTGCCCGCATTTGTAATTACCGCTTCGCCTGTTTTACAGCCACCCTGCCTGTTCCTGATCTCCACACACTCGGCAAGAATGGCCGGGCCGCCGGCACGGTGTATAGCACCGTCAACACCGCCGCCGCCAAGCAAAGAGCTGTTGGCAGCATTCACAATTGCATCTACTTTTTGTTTGGTAATATCGCCGTGGATAATGCTTAGTGCAGCCATAGGAAAATGTTTTTCTGAAGGAAACTGGAACAGGAAACTAAAACAAGGTCTGTATGCCATGCGTAATTCTGAACTCATGCTGCAGCAGCCATTTCTTTCTCCAGACACCGCCGCCATAGCCGGTAAGACTTCTGTCGCTGCCAATTACACGGTGGCAGGGAATGATGATTGCAATTTTGTTTTTGCCATTTGTGGTGGCCACTGCCCTTATTGCTTTTACGTCTCCCACCCTTTTGGCCTGGTCTAAATAGCTGATCGTTTTACCAAAGGGAATATGCAACAACTCATTCCACACTTTTTGCTGAAAGTCAGTTCCCTCCTGGTGTACCGGCAGGTCAAAAACCTTCCGCTTGCCATTAAAGAACTCTATCAGTTGCTCAGTGCACTCATGAATAATATCACTCACGCCCGGCTCGCCGTAGCTGATGTTGTCTTTGTTATCCACAAAACTCAGTTCTGCTATATAGTGGTCTGTACCGCCGATCTTTAATAAACCCAAAGGACTTTGGTAATAGGTGTAGTACAGCGGTGGCATGCTGTTTTGCGAAGTCTGGTTTATAGAAACGTTGTCTGGCATAAGCTGGTGCGAAAGTTAATTATTTTTTACTGTAAAATATCAGCCACTAAATTCCCATGGCAATTTTATTATTATGCGCTTTATATAACTTGCGTTACAGTAAACATTTATCATGCAGATAGCAATCATCAACGGCCCGAATTTAAACCTGTTGGGTAAACGGGAGCCCGGCGTGTATGGCAATACATCTTTTGAAACATATTTCAGTGAACTGCAAGGCCGTTTTCCAGGTATAAATTTTCATTATTACCAAAGCAACGTAGAAGGCGAACTCATCAATGAAATACAGCGCGTAGGCTTTTCTTACGATGGCATTATCATTAATCCCGGTGGTTATACACATACATCTGTAGCATTGGGTGATGCAATCGCTGCCATTACAACACCTGTTGTGGAAGTGCACATCAGCAATGTACATGCACGCGAAGATTTTAGAAAGCTCTCTCATGTTTCTGCCAAATGCAAAGGCACTATTGCCGGTCTTGGTCTTAAGGGTTACGAACTCGCACTAAGGTCACTCGTTGAAAAATGATGATGTAGCCGGCTGTGGTGTTTCATGGCGTCAACTGTTGCGTCGCACCCGTGTACTGCAACGCTGTATGCAACAGCTCCGGGTGTAACAACGCATTTTTTATTCCCGCACTGCCACCCGTTTACACTGCGCAAATAAATTATTTTAACAAGATAACTGCAACACGGTATAATGATTGCGGCACAGATCCGTTAAAGATTTAACGGGCCGGTGAAACAGATGCTGGCAGCAAATGCTGAAATTTGCACCGGCGTACAAGAGTGCGACGCAACAAAAGCCCAATAGCAGCAATGCAGCTTTGGCCCATAAAACAAAAACTATGTACAGAATCGTATTCATTTGTTTATTGTTTGCCTTACCCGGCTACAGCCAGTATAAAAGTTTTAAGATTGGTGTAAAAGGAGATACTTTGAATATCGTGGACAATGCCGGCCTGAAGCAGGGCCGCTGGGTTGTCAGCGTGCCACCGCTGCGCGGAGAGCCGGGCTATGATGAAGAAGGCTATTTTAAAGATGATAAAAAAGAAGGTGTATGGAGAAAGTACAGTACCATGGGAGATCTGCAGGCCATTGAAAATTATAAGTATGGTTTTAAGAATGGTAAAAGTTCTTATTACACGGTGTACGGTATTGTAAGGGAAGAAAACTGGAAAGCGGTAAACCCCGATAATCCCTACGACACGGTGGATGTGCCTGATTTGAATACTGACGCGGTGTATAAGAGAATTGTAAAAGTAGAAGGCACCAATTACAGGCATGGCACCTGGACGTTTTATGATCCGCAAACAGGCATGGTGAGTAAAACGGAAGAATATATACTGGATAAGCTTGTATCATCTAAAAAGAATGGTACATATGTATTATCCGACAGTTTAAAATATGTGCGTGATACCTCAAAAGCGATTGCCAAACCAAAAGAGGTACTAGACTACGAAAAGAAGAATAAGAAAAAGAAAATACGGGTAAGAGACGGCGCCACCGGCGTTCAGTAACTGATCCACAACCTTGCAACTGCAAGGTTTTTTTATGCCGTGCCAAACGTAGTATTACGGTTTTTTACAGGGGAAAAAACACCGGTGTGTTTGCAGAGTGCAGAAAGTTTTATCTTTAATACGACCAGGTAAGAAGGAACTGCAGCGCCGAACCTATGACAATTACCAGCTTCTTTGCCAACCCCGCTCCTTTTTCTTAACGCACCAAAACTATTAGTATGAAAACTAAACTTATCCAACGCCTGGGAAGTGTTATTCCCGCCGCAATTGTCTTTGTATGTTTTACTATTTTCAGCAGCCTTGAAAAGGACAAAAAAGCCGCTGCTGCAAGCGATTGCGCAAGTGGCTACACCATGACCAATGCAAACCTCAAAAAATTTATGCTCGATTCTTTGCGGGGCATTTCATTTGAAGGTGGTGTGTATGCTAAAGCAGATCTGCTGGCTGCCATCAACAGTTTAAGTACAAGAGATGATTCCGTCTATCTCGTGAATGTACTGGTCAACTGCACCGAATCGAATGGTACCGACCTGGTACTTACATCCCGTAACACAGATGGTGTAATGTACGCAAGGGCAAAAAGAATATGCAATTGTCCGCCACCAAAGCCCTGTTGCAGAAATACAGCCTGTGTTGCCAAAATCAAAAGAAGCTGCATTACTTACCAGCCTTATCCAACAATCGCTGTGGGCGCAGCCGGCACGGCTATTACTTATGCAAATGAATAAAGTACCCGCAACAAAAAACGGTGGCACATATTACTAACCGCGGAGCCTGCGGGTATACATTCAAGCTGCCGGTAAAGTATCGCCTGCTTTACTGGCTGGTGATGTTTTGCTCCGGTGCTGTTGCGCAAACCGGTGGGTACAATTTTGACAATGTAAATGGTGTGCCGGGCATATCCGGTATTTCTGTAACTGCTGTTGTGCAGGATAGTACAGGATATATATGGCTGGGAACAGTTGACGGGCTAAAAAAATTTGATGGCTATACAGCAACAACCTATCGTCACAAAACAGATGACCGGTATTCGCTTGCAGACAATGAGATCGTAAGTTTATGTGTCGATGCTGATAATAACATCTGGGCGGGCACCATTAACGGGTTGAGTGTACTCAACAGGAAAACCAACCTGTTTCAATCTTTCATGCACGCTGGTAACAGCAATAGCGGTATATGCGGGAATGTGATTACCGGTCTAACAAAAGATGCAGAGGGCAATATATTGGTAGCCACCTACGATGGTGGGCTTTGTATTGCCAGGAAAGATAACAATACCTACAGTTTTACAAAAACATACCGGGCAATCAATACCAGCGCCCCTGTGCTTACACAACTTTTTTCAACCTGTTTTGATGCCAGTAAGAATCTATGGGCTGCCACAGAAAGCGGCCTGTTCTTTTTCAGTAAAGATGGCACTGTGTTGAAAAAGTTTACGGCCGCGGGCAACAGCGGTACCAACATTACCAATTCCAGTGTCTTTAAATTATGGCCCATGAACGACGGATCAGTCTGGATCAGTGGAAAAGGAATGCTGGACAGGATTACCTGCGATCCGGGAAACAACAACCGTTTTACTGTACGTCATTTTTTACCCTTCGTTGCCGGAACGCGCAATTTAAACAGCTGGAACATCAACGATTTTATTATTGACAGGCATAACAACGGCTGGATAGCAACAAATGATTTTGGCATCATAAAATTTAGCCTTGCCATAGACAGCGTGTACAATGTGGAACGATATCAAAGCAATGAAATGACAGCTAACAGCCTGGGTAGCTCTTTATGCAACGACCTTTTTGAAGACAAAACGGGAACGGTCTGGATTGGTACGGAAAAAGGTGTTTCCAAATATATTCCGGCCAAAAAGCGATTTAGTGAATATATGAAACCGGCACCCTTGCAAACGGGCAGAGATATATTGGCCATATTACACGATAACCGCCGGCGCACCTGGATAGGATATGATGCTGACACAATCCTGGTAACTGACATGCACAACAATAAGCGTCTCGACATGCAATTAAAACTGCCGGGATTGCAAAAAAATCTGATTGACCAGGTAAACTGCGTTATACAGGGTGCAGATAACAGCATTTACATTGGAACATTATTGCAGGGTGTGTTTGTACTAAAAGACACGCGGGGCAATTTAGAGAAGCGGCAAAACTGGCGACAGCTTAACAGGCAAAATACACCTGAACTTATTAGTAACGATATATTTTGTTTTGCCAAAGACACTGCAGGAAATATATGGATCGGAACATACAAAGGTGCCTGTAAATACCTGCCCGCAACAGGTAAGCTGATACCGGTTTACACATCCCCCACAAAAAAAGCCATGCCGGGCTACAGTGTTTTTGCTATTGCATGCGACAGCAAAGGCAATGCTCTTTGTGGCACCGATGATGGTTTGGTAATGCTGAAAACAGATGGCAGCACCACTGTGTACCGCCACATCGCAAGTGATACAACCTCGATCAGTCACGACCAGGTGAATTGTATTTATACAACAAAAAACGGGCAGGTATTCGTTGGTACAAAAACAGGGCTCAACCTGTTTGATATGGCAACCGGTAGTTTTAAACGTATCACAGCAAACGAGGGATCATTTGAAGAATCTGTAAGAAGTATACAGGAAGATCATTTGGGCAACCTTTGGCTGGGTACTTACCACGGGCTGGTAAAGTACAACCGGCAATTGCACACGCTCCATACCTACACAACTGTGGATGGCCTGGCTTCTGACCAGTTTTTAAACAATGCCTGTGCAATTGACGATGCCGGTAAAATGTATTTTGGCAGCAAAAAAGGGCTGGTTGTTTTTGATCCTGCCGCCGTAGCTGCAGACACCAATACTTACCCGGTTGTAATTACAAATATAAAAATACTGAACACCGGTTTAGATGCCACAGGAGATACGGCGCTGCAGCAGCAATTCAATGTATACCGGTCATTGCACCTTGACTACAGTCAAAATTTTCTGTCTTTTGAATTTGCTGCATTGAACTATAACAACAGTTCTTCCGGTTATATGTACATGATGGAAGGGCTTGATAAAGACTGGATAAAAGCAGGAACCAAAAGGTTTGCAGATTACACGGCCATAAAACCCGGAACATACTTTTTTAAAGTAAAGGCCGCAAACAGTGATGGAGTATGGAACAATACACCTGCCATGTTGAAAATTGTTATTACACCACCCTGGTGGCAAACCTGGTGGTTCTACCTGTTGATGAGTTGCACCATTACGGCAATCGTATATGCCGTTTACCGCATCAGGATTAACCAGTTGATGAAGTTGTACAACCTGAGGAGCAATATTGCCAAAGACCTGCATGATGATGTTGGCTCAGCGCTCAGCAGTATTTCTTTGTTAAGCAATATGGCGCAGCAGGGCAAAACCACCGCACACCTTCAGCCACAGGAAATTTTTTCACGTATTGGCGACACATCAAAAAAGATGATAGACCTGATGGATGATATTGTGTGGAGCGTGAACCCGGATAATGACCGCTTTGCTAACATGCTTGTGCGTATGCGTGAGTATGCAGCAGAAATGCTGGAGGCAAAAGAGATTGACTTTTCGTTTAGCGCAGATACCAACACCGGCGACCTGAAGATCCCCATGCAGATGCGCAAAGATTATTTTTTGATTTATAAAGAAGCCATCAACAACCTGGCAAAATATGCCTGCGCTTCCAACGCCGCAATCTGTATTACGCATCGTACAAAGGCACTTGTAACTATTATACAGGATGATGGTAAAGGTTTCGATCCACGAATGGTACATGCAGGAAACGGTTTAAAAAATATGCAGCAACGCGCTGCCCATTTAAAGGCGTCATTGAAAATTGATACAGCGCCGGCCAGGGGAACCACCATTACGCTAACAATGGTTGTACCATAAAAGTGGTAGTGCAGTATTCCTTACAGGTTTTTAATTTTACAACACATGATCAAAGTAGTAATATACGAAGATGACATCCACTTCAGGGAAACACTCTCCATACTGGTAAATGGTACCGATGGTTTTGAACTGAAAGGCGCGTATGAAAACTGCAGCGATGTAGAAAAGCAAATCAAAAAACTACTGCCTCATGTAGTGCTGATGGATATTCATATGCCCGGTACCGATGGCCTTGAAGGACTACAGAAGATACGGGGAATAGCGCCCGACACCCTTGTTATTATGTTTACCGTATTTGATGATAACGAAAGAATATTCCAGGCCATATGCAATGGTGCCAGCGGCTACCTGCTCAAAAAAACACCACCCGCCAAAATTCTTGAAGCCATTACAGATGTATACAATGGTGGTGCACCAATGACCTCTGCAGTAGCACGTAAAATATTACAGATGTTCCCCAAAATGCCTGCACGCAGCAGCGAGATTGATAAGCTGTCTGCCAGAGAACAGGAAATTCTGCAACTGCTTATGAAAGGCTTTAGTTATAAAATGATTGCCGGCGAATTAAACATAACGCTTGAGACTGTGCGCACCCATATTAAACGCATATATGAAAAACTCCACGTACATTCTGCACAGGAGGCCATCAATAAAATATTCCCGCAAAGAAATATATAAGATTTTTTGGTACCCGGCTGCAACGCATTCCTCATCGCCTGTTGCGTCGCACTCTTGTACTGTTGAAGCGTTGCCGGGCAAATGCGAAGATCCTGGCGTAACACATGCATCTCTCCCGCTGCCTGTATAACACACAAAACTTTTTTATGCTGTTTACACACTGCTTGTTAAACTTCATTTGCGTTTTACTTTTTATTTACTGTAGTGGCCTGTTGTACCATCATTATGGTACAAAAAACACAACACCGCACTGGCCTGTAACATAGAAGTGGTATTGCTAAAGCATTGCTGCCACAGCAACTTTGTATTGTTGATAATGCAATACACAAACATGATAAAACCCGCAGGCAGTTACTGTAAACACGCACTGTTGCACCCGGGAAAAACAGTTTGTTTATTGCTGCGCAGACACACCCGGCGCTGTTGCACAATGTTATACAGTACAAGAGTGCGACGCAACAGCAGCTTCATGCATATACTGCTGCCGGGCTCATCATTTTTTTCCTGCAAAAAAGCAATCATCATCAATAAAATGTAACAGGTATAAACACCAACACACACCAAAACAAAATCTATAAAACATGAAAACGAAAAAACTCATTGCTGCCACACAGGTTATTGCGGCCATTATTGCATGCAACACAGTGGCACATGCGCAATCCTGGAACATCAATGGAAATGCCAACATTGCTGCCGGTACAAATTATCTTGGCACATCAGACCCCAACGATCTTGTATTCCGCACCAATGCCCTGGAGCGTGGCAGGTTGCTTGGCGTTGGCGGCACCTGGCGCTTTGGCTCTGCTGCCAACAATATGCAGGTAGACTCTTTAGGCAAACTATCGTTCAATGGCAATGGCGTATACCAGGTTGCCGGCAACAAATATGCTTTCCAATATAAGAACGATCCGGACTTTGGCCTTTACTTCAACTCATCAGATGTGCGCTACGAGTTCAGGAACGGCACAGCGCAGCCCGTGTTTTACATTGATGCGGGCACAGGTGCATTATCTGTCGGCAATTTTGCTACAGGCGTTAATTACCTGCTGCCATCTGCAAGAGGTCTCAACAACCAGGTGCTGAAAACCGATGGTGCAGGAAATGTTTCGTGGAGCACAGATGCAAACACCACGTACACTGCAGGCGCAGGCCTCAGCCTTGCAGGCACAACATTTACGAATGCAGCACCGGACCAGGTAGTTTCTCTAACGGGTACAAACGGTATATCTGCCAGTGGCACGTATCCAAACTTTACCCTTAGCGGCAGCGGTTTGTGGCGCATCAGAGGCAACGATGCAACAAACCCCGCAACAGATTTTATTGGTACAACTGATCTGCAGGGGCTTGCGTTCAGAACAAACAACCTGGAAAGAATGCGTATAGCCAGTGGTGGTAATGTAGGTAT encodes the following:
- the aroQ gene encoding type II 3-dehydroquinate dehydratase yields the protein MQIAIINGPNLNLLGKREPGVYGNTSFETYFSELQGRFPGINFHYYQSNVEGELINEIQRVGFSYDGIIINPGGYTHTSVALGDAIAAITTPVVEVHISNVHAREDFRKLSHVSAKCKGTIAGLGLKGYELALRSLVEK
- a CDS encoding two-component regulator propeller domain-containing protein, with product MAHITNRGACGYTFKLPVKYRLLYWLVMFCSGAVAQTGGYNFDNVNGVPGISGISVTAVVQDSTGYIWLGTVDGLKKFDGYTATTYRHKTDDRYSLADNEIVSLCVDADNNIWAGTINGLSVLNRKTNLFQSFMHAGNSNSGICGNVITGLTKDAEGNILVATYDGGLCIARKDNNTYSFTKTYRAINTSAPVLTQLFSTCFDASKNLWAATESGLFFFSKDGTVLKKFTAAGNSGTNITNSSVFKLWPMNDGSVWISGKGMLDRITCDPGNNNRFTVRHFLPFVAGTRNLNSWNINDFIIDRHNNGWIATNDFGIIKFSLAIDSVYNVERYQSNEMTANSLGSSLCNDLFEDKTGTVWIGTEKGVSKYIPAKKRFSEYMKPAPLQTGRDILAILHDNRRRTWIGYDADTILVTDMHNNKRLDMQLKLPGLQKNLIDQVNCVIQGADNSIYIGTLLQGVFVLKDTRGNLEKRQNWRQLNRQNTPELISNDIFCFAKDTAGNIWIGTYKGACKYLPATGKLIPVYTSPTKKAMPGYSVFAIACDSKGNALCGTDDGLVMLKTDGSTTVYRHIASDTTSISHDQVNCIYTTKNGQVFVGTKTGLNLFDMATGSFKRITANEGSFEESVRSIQEDHLGNLWLGTYHGLVKYNRQLHTLHTYTTVDGLASDQFLNNACAIDDAGKMYFGSKKGLVVFDPAAVAADTNTYPVVITNIKILNTGLDATGDTALQQQFNVYRSLHLDYSQNFLSFEFAALNYNNSSSGYMYMMEGLDKDWIKAGTKRFADYTAIKPGTYFFKVKAANSDGVWNNTPAMLKIVITPPWWQTWWFYLLMSCTITAIVYAVYRIRINQLMKLYNLRSNIAKDLHDDVGSALSSISLLSNMAQQGKTTAHLQPQEIFSRIGDTSKKMIDLMDDIVWSVNPDNDRFANMLVRMREYAAEMLEAKEIDFSFSADTNTGDLKIPMQMRKDYFLIYKEAINNLAKYACASNAAICITHRTKALVTIIQDDGKGFDPRMVHAGNGLKNMQQRAAHLKASLKIDTAPARGTTITLTMVVP
- a CDS encoding response regulator, with protein sequence MIKVVIYEDDIHFRETLSILVNGTDGFELKGAYENCSDVEKQIKKLLPHVVLMDIHMPGTDGLEGLQKIRGIAPDTLVIMFTVFDDNERIFQAICNGASGYLLKKTPPAKILEAITDVYNGGAPMTSAVARKILQMFPKMPARSSEIDKLSAREQEILQLLMKGFSYKMIAGELNITLETVRTHIKRIYEKLHVHSAQEAINKIFPQRNI